Proteins from a genomic interval of Aspergillus flavus chromosome 7, complete sequence:
- a CDS encoding putative plasma membrane stress response protein has product MNLLLYLLAQHPSVDMGLLTGSRQLDAADAHNFGVDWVIHYQFEDTEMLKAIEEFRTLIKDLQDAKLQVQVRPGYGASLLLCIRVPRDHLGNMVYKSRVKDWLYGIIHELPIGDEHTSIDSETPAEELRSVYHAVTWSKALGGAGVTAQLGPWKNVASTFPLHDPTANAKLLRKWSHTLLLNAEDLDAIRALYGEKVSPDYIRLVYDANVAYYFAFIQCYSTFLVFPAAWGIFTWLYLGPYSITSALVNCLWCIVFVEYWKIRETDLSLRWNVRGVGALKVNRPQYVWDKEVRDSVTGETVRVFPAHKQFLRQLLLLPFASIAGLALGSLIVVTFAMEILISEVYTGPFKEYLEFLPTVLFSLSLPWINDTLTDMATKLTDYENYRTQDQYDIAQTTKTFVMNFITSFLPTILTAFVYVPFGARLLPYLDVIRVGKLATAFDTRRVHIDPSRLQQEVIYLSVMGQVMSFGEEIVLPYVKRVVMQKWRDYRQKNVPAGQGRRNSYRTDQLLNDSPAEASFLSRVRNETEADEYNVHDDTLEMCVQYGYLALFGASWPLVPLGFLLNNWLELRGDFFKLSLECQRPPPIRADSIGPSLQGLEILTWLGTLSTAAIVYLYRGNMADVRLSTLLLILLAAEWAYLGLRFVVRTAVEKIATGSLRKEAAKRYALRKNYLDSLTRSTSPKGRQRVRFEDRVNVYTTGTDVRTNSQEFLHPGHHETSSEQRFWSCATQDTADAGVRLIKALCMGDRVQSENKSEKIKKCA; this is encoded by the exons ATGAATTTATTGCTATACCTTCTGGCACAACATCCCTCAGTCGACATGGGTCTGCTTACGGGAAGCCGCCAACTCGATGCGGCCGATGCCCACAACTTTGGTGTGGATTGGGTCATCCACTACCAGTTTGAGGATACTG AAATGCTGAAGGCCATCGAAGAATTCCGAACCCTCATCAAAGATCTGCAAGATGCGAAATTACAAGTGCAAGTTCGCCCTGGCTATGGCGCTTCGTTGTTGCTGTGCATCCGCGTCCCCCGCGACCATCTGGGGAATATGGTCTATAAATCTCG AGTAAAGGATTGGCTGTATGGAATTATCCACGAACTCCCCATCGGCGACGAGCACACTTCGATCGACTCCGAAACACCGGCTGAAGAACTCCGATCCGTATACCACGCCGTCACCTGGTCCAAGGCACTCGGCGGTGCGGGCGTCACCGCGCAGTTAGGCCCGTGGAAGAACGTGGCCAGCACCTTCCCTCTGCATGATCCGACCGCCAACGCCAAATTATTGCGCAAATGGAGTCACACGCTATTGCTAAACGCAGAGGATCTGGATGCGATTCGGGCCTTGTATGGAGAGAAGGTATCTCCGGACTACATCCGCCTGGTGTACGACGCTAAC GTCGCCTACTATTTCGCATTCATCCAATGCTACTCGACGTTCTTGGTCTTCCCTGCGGCATGGGGCATCTTTACATGGCTCTATCTAGGACCCTACTCGATTACGTCCGCTCTGGTCAACTGCCTCTGGTGCATCGTGTTTGTCGAGTATTGGAAAATCCGAGAAACCGACCTCAGCCTCCGATGGAACGTCCGGGGCGTGGGGGCCCTGAAAGTGAATCGCCCGCAGTATGTATGGGACAAGGAAGTACGCGACTCTGTCACGGGGGAGACCGTCCGTGTTTTCCCGGCGCACAAACAATTCCTTCGCcagctgttgctgctgcccTTTGCCTCAATTGCCGGTCTCGCATTGGGTTCATTGATCGTGGTGACATTCGCCATGGAAATCTTAATCTCGGAAGTCTACACCGGCCCATTCAAGGAATACCTCGAGTTCCTTCCGACCGTCCTTTTCTCCCTGTCACTTCCGTGGATCAACGATACCCTGACGGACATGGCCACCAAATTAACCGATTACGAAAATTATCGCACCCAGGACCAGTATGACATTGCACAGACCACAAAAACCTTCGTCATGAACTTCATCACCTCTTTCCTCCCCACGATCCTCACGGCATTTGTCTATGTCCCATTTGGCGCCCGACTGCTGCCGTATCTCGATGTGATCCGCGTTGGAAAGCTGGCAACGGCGTTCGACACCCGCCGAGTCCATATTGATCCCTCGCGGTTGCAACAAGAGGTCATTTACCTCTCGGTGATGGGACAGGTCATGAGCTTTGGGGAGGAGATTGTGCTGCCCTATGTGAAACGAGTGGTCATGCAGAAGTGGCGCGACTATCGACAAAAGAATGTGCCGGCTGGACAAGGCCGTCGTAATTCCTACCGAACCGACCAGCTTTTGAACGATTCCCCGGCTGAGGCATCCTTTCTGTCGAGAGTCCGGAACGAGACTGAAGCCGACGAGTACAACGTCCACGACGATACACTAGAGATGTGCGTTCAGTACGGGTATCTAGCACTCTTCGGCGCGTCATGGCCGCTGGTACCGCTCGGTTTTCTACTTAATAACTGGCTGGAGCTGCGGGGAGACTTCTTCAAGTTGAGTCTCGAATGCCAGCGGCCGCCCCCCATCCGAGCCGATTCCATTGGGCCGTCGCTCCAAGGATTGGAGATTCTCACTTGGCTAGGAACTTTGTCCACTGCAGCCATCGTTTACCTGTACCGCGGCAACATGGCCGACGTGCGTTTATCCACTCTCCTCTTGATCCTCCTTGCGGCGGAGTGGGCATATCTAGGGCTCCGGTTCGTTGTACGGACGGCTGTGGAGAAGATCGCCACCGGCTCGCTTCGCAAAGAGGCCGCCAAACGATATGCGCTTCGCAAGAACTATTTGGACTCCCTTACGCGAAGTACATCTCCTAAGGGTCGACAACGCGTCCGCTTCGAAGACCGTGTCAATGTTTATACCACGGGAACAGATGTCAGAACGAACTCTCAGGAGTTCCTGCACCCCGGTCATCATGAGACATCAAGTGAGCAGCGCTTCTGGTCTTGTGCCACCCAGGACACCGCGGACGCCGGCGTTCGGTTGATTAAAGCCCTCTGCATGGGAGATCGGGTGCAATCAGAGAATAAGTCCGAGAAGATAAAAAAGTGCGCATAG